GCACCCGCGCGAGGCCGCGCCCGAGCTCCTCGAATTAGCCGCCGCCGCGGGCGGCCCCGTCACCCTGCTCTTCGGCCGCGAGGACACCGGCCTCTCCAACGAGGAGCTGGACCTTTGCGACCGGTTGCTCGTCATCCCCACCAACCCGCGGCACCGCTCCCTCAACCTGGCGCAGGCGGTCCTGATCGTAGCCTACGAGCTGTGGCTTGCCGGGCCGGGCACCGACCGGCCACTGCCCGCCCCGCGCCGCGGAGTGCGGCCCGCCACGGCGGAGCAGCTCCAGCTCCTGTTTCAGGAAGCGGAGGCCGGGCTCGAGGCCATCGACTTCTTCAAGGCGCGCAACGCGCCGGCCTTGCTGCGCACGCTCCGCGCCCTGGCCCGGCGCGCGCGCCCTAACGAGCGCGAGGCCAGGCTGCTCCGCGCCATGGCCCTCGAGCTGCAAAAGTTTCTGGCG
The sequence above is a segment of the Gemmatimonadota bacterium genome. Coding sequences within it:
- a CDS encoding tRNA (cytosine(32)/uridine(32)-2'-O)-methyltransferase TrmJ; translated protein: MSSPLDNCVVVLNEPQDLVNIAGTVRAMMNMGLARLRLVRPAEFDAYRIAGIAHGAQAVLERTELFDSLRAALADAAHIAGATARRRTAPYVWQHPREAAPELLELAAAAGGPVTLLFGREDTGLSNEELDLCDRLLVIPTNPRHRSLNLAQAVLIVAYELWLAGPGTDRPLPAPRRGVRPATAEQLQLLFQEAEAGLEAIDFFKARNAPALLRTLRALARRARPNEREARLLRAMALELQKFLARKG